Proteins from a genomic interval of Quercus robur chromosome 9, dhQueRobu3.1, whole genome shotgun sequence:
- the LOC126699026 gene encoding chloroplast envelope quinone oxidoreductase homolog: MAGKLMHAVQYFGYGGGPAGLKHVEVPVPIPKKDELLLKLEATSLNPIDWKIHKGVLRPFYPHRFPHIPGTDVAGEVVEVGPGVKSFKAGDKVVATINHADGGGLAEFAVTKDRLTASRPAEVSAAEAAALPVAGLTAHQALTQDAGINLDGSGPQRNILITAASGGVGHYAVQLAKLGNAHVTATCGARNIDFVKSLGADEVLDYKTPDGAALKSPSGKKYDAVIHCARDIPWSTFEPNLSADGKVIDLTPGPGAIMTFAVKKLTFSKKQLLPVLLSAKGENLDYLVKLVKEGKLKTVIDSKHSLSKAEDAWAKSIDGHATGKIIVEP, encoded by the exons ATGGCAGGAAAGCTTATGCATGCGGTTCAGTACTTTGGCTATGGTGGAGGACCTGCTGGTTTgaag CATGTTGAAGTTCCAGTTCCCATTCCAAAGAAGGATGAGCTCTTGCTGAAACTGGAAGCAACTAGTCTAAATCCAATTGATTGGAAAATTCACAAAGGCGTGCTGCGGCCTTTTTATCCTCACAGGTTCCCTCACATACCTG GTACTGATGTGGCAGGAGAGGTCGTAGAGGTTGGACCAGGAGTCAAAAGTTTCAAAGCTGGTGACAAAGTTGTAGCTACAATTAACCATGCC GACGGAGGTGGACTAGCTGAGTTTGCTGTGACTAAGGACAGGCTGACAGCTTCTAGGCCAGCTGAAGTTTCAGCAGCTGAAGCTGCAGCCTTACCAGTCGCTGGTCTTACAGCTCACCAGGCTCTCACCCAAGATGCTGGGATCAACCTTGATGGAAGTGGCCCGCAGAGAAACATTCTGATTACCGCTGCCTCAGGTGGTGTGGGTCACTATGCTGTTCAACTGGCAAAGCTTGGAAACGCTCATGTGACTGCTACTTGTGGGGCCCGCAACATTGACTTTGTCAAGAGCTTGGGGGCTGATGAGGTTCTCGACTACAAGACTCCAGATGGGGCAGCTCTGAAGAGCCCATCTGGTAAGAAGTATGATGCCGTGATCCACTGTGCAAGAGACATTCCTTGGTCAACCTTTGAGCCTAATTTGAGTGCAGATGGGAAGGTCATAGATTTAACTCCTGGACCTGGTGCCATTATGACGTTTGCTGTAAAGAAACTTACCTTCTCAAAGAAGCAGCTATTGCCTGTATTGTTAAGTGCCAAGGGTGAGAACCTGGATTATCTTGTTAAGTTGGTGAAGGAAGGTAAACTTAAGACTGTGATTGACTCGAAGCATTCCCTGAGCAAGGCTGAAGATGCTTGGGCTAAGAGTATTGACGGCCATGCTACTGGGAAGATTATCGTGGAACCATGA
- the LOC126699023 gene encoding chloroplast envelope quinone oxidoreductase homolog — MAGKLMHAVQYFGYGGGASGLKHVEVPVPIPKKDELLLKLEATSLNPVDWKIQKGLLRPFMPRKFPHIPGTDVAGEVVEVGPGVKSFKAGDKVVAVISHSDGGGLAEFAVTKERLTVSRPAEVSAAEAAGLPIAGLTAHQALTQQAGIKLDGTGQQRNILITAASGGVGHYAVQLAKLGNTHVTATCGARNIDFVKSLGADEVLDYKTPDGAALKSPSGKKYDAVIHCARDIPWSTFEPNLSADGKVLDLTPGPGAIMTFVVKKLTFSKKQLLPVLLSAKGENLDYLVKLVKEGKLKTVIDSKHSLSKAEDAWAKSIDGHATGKIIVEP, encoded by the exons ATGGCAGGAAAGCTTATGCACGCGGTTCAGTACTTTGGCTATGGTGGAGGAGCATCTGGTTTGAAG CATGTTGAAGTTCCAGTTCCCATTCCAAAGAAGGACGAGCTCTTGCTAAAACTGGAAGCAACTAGTCTAAATCCAGTTGATTGGAAAATTCAGAAAGGTTTGCTGCGGCCTTTTATGCCTCGCAAGTTCCCTCACATACCTG GTACTGATGTGGCAGGAGAGGTCGTAGAGGTTGGACCAGGAGTCAAAAGTTTCAAAGCTGGTGACAAAGTTGTAGCTGTGATTAGCCATTCT GATGGAGGTGGATTAGCTGAGTTTGCTGTGACCAAGGAGAGGCTGACAGTCTCTAGGCCAGCTGAAGTTTCAGCAGCTGAAGCTGCAGGCTTACCGATCGCTGGTCTTACAGCTCACCAGGCCCTCACCCAACAGGCTGGGATCAAGCTTGATGGAACTGGCCAGCAGAGGAACATTCTGATTACTGCCGCCTCAGGTGGTGTGGGTCACTATGCTGTTCAACTGGCAAAGCTTGGAAACACTCATGTGACTGCTACTTGCGGGGCCCGCAACATTGACTTTGTCAAGAGCTTGGGGGCTGATGAGGTTCTCGACTACAAGACTCCAGATGGGGCAGCTCTAAAGAGCCCATCTGGTAAGAAGTATGATGCTGTGATCCACTGTGCAAGAGACATTCCTTGGTCAACCTTTGAGCCTAATTTGAGTGCAGATGGGAAGGTCTTAGATTTGACTCCTGGACCTGGTGCCATTATGACGTTTGTTGTAAAGAAACTTACCTTCTCAAAGAAGCAGCTATTGCCTGTATTATTAAGTGCCAAGGGTGAGAACCTGGATTATCTTGTTAAGTTGGTGAAGGAAGGTAAACTTAAGACTGTGATTGACTCGAAGCATTCCTTGAGCAAGGCTGAAGATGCTTGGGCTAAGAGTATTGACGGCCATGCTACTGGGAAGATCATCGTGGAACCATGA